Genomic segment of Angustibacter sp. Root456:
TGGGGATCGCCGCCCGCGCGGCGGCGGCGGCGCGCTGGCCGTTGGCCGTGGAGTCGCGGTCGAGCTCGGCCTGGATGTCGTCCTCACCGGCTGCTCCGGCCGCCACCAGCGAGGTGAGCAGCGTCCACCGCATGTCGGTGTCGACGGCCAGCCCCTCGAGCGGCGCGCTGCCGTCGAGCAACCCGCGGACGACGGCCACGTGCTCCTCGCTGCGCGCGCCCTGGGCGAACGCCGTGACGAGCTGCAGCTGCTGGTCGCTGCCCGGCTCGGCCGCGCGGGCCAGGTCGAGCAGGCTCGTCGTGACGTGCGCGCCGACGTCGGTGCGCCGCTCAGGAGCGGTGTAGAGGCGCGACGTCGTGGTCAGCTGGGCGAGCAGCAGGCGCAGCACCGTGGAGTCGGACTCCGTGGCGATGGCCCGCAGGGCGAGCTCCACGAACTGCGCGGCCGGCGACTCGGCGTCGCGGGTCATGTCCCACGCCGCACCGAGCACCACCGAGCGCGGCATCGAGCTGGCGAACCCGTCCAGGTGCTCGACGGCCGTGGCGAGCGAGTGCTCGTCGAGGCGGATCTTCGTGTACGCCAGGTCGTCGTCGTTGACCAGCAGCAGGTCGGCGCGCGGCCGGCCGGCGAGCTCGGGCACCTCGACCCGCTCACCGACCAGGTCGAGCTCGATGCGGTCGGTGCGCTGCAGCCGGCCGTCGACCAGGTCGTAGCAGCCCACGGCGAGCCGGTGCGGGCGCAGCACGGCGTGCGCCGCCGGCGCGGTCTGCTCGATGGCGACGGTGGTGTAGCGACCCTGGTCGTCGACCTCGACGTGCGGCACGAGCGTGTTGACCCCGGCGCGCTGCAGCCACTGGGCGCTCCAGCCGCGCAGGTCGCGACCGCTGGTGACCTCCAGCTCGCGCAGCAGGTCGGCGAGCTCGGTGTTGCCCCACGCGTGCGCCTTGAAGTAGCGGCGCAGGCCCTGGACGAACTCCTCCTCACCCACGTAGGCGACGAGCTGCTTGAGCACCGAGGCGCCCTTGGCGTAGGTGATGCCGTCGAAGTTGACCTCGACGTCCTCGAGGTCGCGGATGTCGGCGACGATCGGGTGGGTCGTCGGCAGCTGGTCCTGCCGGTAGGCCCACGACTTCTCGGCGGCACCGAACGTCGTCCAGGCCCACGGCCAGCGGGTGTTCTCGGCCTGCGCGCTCGTGCTCGCCCACTCGGCGAACGACTCGTTGAGCCACAGGTCGTCCCACCAGCGCATGGTCACCAGGTCGCCGAACCACATGTGCGCCAGCTCGTGCAGGATCGTGAGCGCGCGCCGCTCGACCAGGGCCTCGGGCACCTTCGAGCGGAACACGTAGGCCTCGAGGAACGTCACGGCCCCGGCGTTCTCCATGG
This window contains:
- the pepN gene encoding aminopeptidase N, with the translated sequence MPGMNLTRDEAVQRASHLSVSSYDITLDLTTGPEVFRSTTVATFSSSTPGASTFIDLVARTVHEVELNGRTLDPAEVADGVRVQLDDLAAENTLRIVADCLYMNTGEGLHRFVDPVDKEVYLYSQFEVADSRRVFAVFEQPDLKAEFTFTVTAPNHWTVVSNSPTPEPEELAEGKAVWRFAPTPRLASYVTAIVAGPYHVERSELTSSDGRTIPLGVFCRHSLREHLDADNVVEVTKQGFEYFERVFDLPYPFEKYDQLFVPEFNAGAMENAGAVTFLEAYVFRSKVPEALVERRALTILHELAHMWFGDLVTMRWWDDLWLNESFAEWASTSAQAENTRWPWAWTTFGAAEKSWAYRQDQLPTTHPIVADIRDLEDVEVNFDGITYAKGASVLKQLVAYVGEEEFVQGLRRYFKAHAWGNTELADLLRELEVTSGRDLRGWSAQWLQRAGVNTLVPHVEVDDQGRYTTVAIEQTAPAAHAVLRPHRLAVGCYDLVDGRLQRTDRIELDLVGERVEVPELAGRPRADLLLVNDDDLAYTKIRLDEHSLATAVEHLDGFASSMPRSVVLGAAWDMTRDAESPAAQFVELALRAIATESDSTVLRLLLAQLTTTSRLYTAPERRTDVGAHVTTSLLDLARAAEPGSDQQLQLVTAFAQGARSEEHVAVVRGLLDGSAPLEGLAVDTDMRWTLLTSLVAAGAAGEDDIQAELDRDSTANGQRAAAAARAAIPTVQAKDAAWASVVESDELPNAVQDSVILGFGRVHDVELLRPFVPRYFAAIENVWATRTNEIAQQIVVGLYPTLLADEALVTATDEWLEAHPDAMPALRRLVAENRDGVARALRAQATDHQA